A region from the Benincasa hispida cultivar B227 chromosome 12, ASM972705v1, whole genome shotgun sequence genome encodes:
- the LOC120067135 gene encoding UDP-glucose 4-epimerase GEPI48 encodes MAKSILVTGGAGYIGSHTVLQLLLGGYNAVVVDNLDNSSEIAIHRVKDLAGDLGKNLTFHKLDLRDKPALENVFASTKFDAVIHFAGLKAVGESVQKPLLYYDNNLIGTIVLFEVMASHGCKKLVFSSSATVYGWPKTVPCTEEFPLSATNPYGRTKLFIEEICRDIYRSDSDWKIILLRYFNPVGAHPSGDIGEDPRGIPNNLMPFVQQVAVGRRPALTVFGSDYSTKDGTGVRDYIHVVDLADGHIAALRKVDDPSIGCEVYNLGTGKGTSVLEMVSAFEKASGQKIPLVMAERRPGDAEVVYAETDKAEKELKWKAKYGIEEMCRDQWNWASKNPYGYEVSASKN; translated from the exons ATGGCGAAGAGCATTTTGGTCACTGGCGGAGCTGGATACATCGGCAGCCACACCGTTCTTCAGCTTCTTCTCGGCGGCTACAATGCCGTCGTTGTCGATAACTTGGATAACTCCTCCGAGATCGCTATTCATCGAGTCAAAGATCTCGCTGGAGATTTAGGGAAGAATCTCACATTTCACAAG CTTGATTTGAGGGATAAGCCGGCTCTTGAGAACGTTTTCGCTTCGACGAA ATTCGATGCTGTCATCCACTTTGCCGGACTTAAAGCAGTTGGCGAGAGTGTCCAAAAGCCACTGCTTTACTACGACAACAACTTAATTGGGACAATTGTCCTGTTTGAAGTCATGGCTTCCCATGGATGCAAAAAG CTTGTGTTTTCATCGTCAGCTACTGTCTATGGTTGGCCAAAGACAGTCCCTTGCACGGAAGAGTTCCCCTTATCTGCAACAAACCCTTATGGACGAACTAAG CTTTTCATCGAAGAAATTTGCCGCGATATTTACCGATCAGATTCGGATTGGAAAATCATATTGCTTAGATACTTCAATCCAGTAGGTGCTCATCCCAGTGGAGACATTGGTGAAGACCCCCGTGGAATTCCCAACAACTTGATGCCCTTTGTGCAACAAGTTGCTGTTGGCAGACGGCCAGCCTTGACAGTTTTTGGATCCGATTACTCTACCAAGGATGGAACAGGG GTTCGTGACTACATTCATGTTGTTGATTTAGCTGATGGACATATTGCAGCATTGCGCAAAGTCGATGATCCCAGCAtag GCTGTGAGGTTTACAATTTGGGAACTGGAAAGGGTACTTCAGTTTTGGAGATGGTTTCAGCATTTGAAAAAGCATCTGGACAG AAAATTCCTCTTGTAATGGCGGAGCGGCGACCGGGAGATGCGGAAGTCGTATATGCCGAAACAGATAAAGCAGAGAAGGAGCTGAAGTGGAA GGCAAAGTATGGAATTGAAGAAATGTGCAGGGACCAGTGGAACTGGGCAAGCAAAAATCCTTATGGCTATGAAGTTTCAGCCTCCAAAAACTGA
- the LOC120068108 gene encoding cytochrome b561 and DOMON domain-containing protein At3g61750-like, giving the protein MAVSYSSNKLLLSFFCFISIVGFKLKAMATYSDINPPATCNSNLGAVLPPPYSDLSSLTCSLIWQQMFSLSFYQDSQNVTTIVLSGKHNHKWIGIGFSRNGSMVGSSAMVAWVEKNGFSGIRQYYLEGKNMSKVIPNKGDLRFTTASPVVVVHGDVLYIAFQLKFPTSLAYQPILLAIGSANPLKNGLLPKHTNSTTTYIEFSSAHLRAQPMNVNDLRKYHGMTAIIGWGVVTPTGLLVARYFRHMEPSWYYIHSLVQFIGFFVGIISISIGRNLYQKIGAIFLAHKFIGYTVFFLAGLEVCQFVGRPSSDSKRRKYWNFAHYWVGRIAMVMGVLNIFIGFHGIVSNDRSLKIGFGISFVALLTAVIVLEVRRRGENAIPEAIVVDQPPVFQVIDKH; this is encoded by the exons ATGGCAGTTTCATATTCTTCAAACAAACTTCTCCTCTCATTCTTCTGTTTCATATCCATCGTCGGATTCAAGCTCAAAGCCATGGCCACCTATTCGGACATCAATCCTCCGGCGACCTGCAATTCAAATCTCGGAGCGGTTCTTCCTCCACCATATTCTGATCTCTCCAGCCTCACCTGCTCCCTCATTTGGCAACAGATGTTTTCCTTGAGT TTTTACCAGGACAGTCAAAACGTGACGACGATCGTTTTATCAGGGAAACACAATCACAAATGGATTGGAATCGGATTCTCCCGCAATGGGAGTATGGTGGGATCGAGCGCTATGGTAGCGTGGGTAGAGAAAAACGGCTTCTCTGGAATAAGGCAATATTATTTAGAAGGCAAAAACATGTCTAAAGTCATACCTAACAAAGGCGATTTGCGATTCACCACTGCAAGCCCTGTAGTTGTTGTTCATGGAGATGTTCTCTACATCGCTTTCCAGCTCAAGTTCCCCACTTCCCTGGCTTACCAACCCATTTTATTGGCAATCGGCTCTGCAAATCCTCTAAAAAATGGCCTCCTCCCCAAACATACGAACAGTACTACAACCTACATCGAGTTCTCCTCAG CTCATCTAAGAGCGCAACCAATGAACGTTAACGATCTAAGGAAATACCATGGAATGACGGCGATAATCGGTTGGGGCGTTGTGACGCCGACCGGATTGTTAGTCGCTAGGTACTTTCGACACATGGAACCGTCGTGGTATTACATTCATTCTTTGGTACAGTTCATCGGATTCTTCGTCGGAATCATCTCCATCTCTATAGGACGCAATCTATACCAAAAAATCGGCGCCATCTTCTTAGCGCACAAATTCATCGGCTACACTGTATTTTTCCTTGCAGGTCTCGAG GTATGCCAGTTCGTCGGAAGGCCGTCGAGTGACTCCAAACGCCGGAAGTATTGGAACTTCGCTCACTATTGGGTGGGAAGAATTGCAATGGTAATGGGAGTTTTGAATATTTTCATCGGCTTTCATGGAATCGTCTCCAATGATCGAAGCCTGAAGATAGGGTTTGGAATATCGTTTGTGGCTCTGTTGACGGCGGTGATCGTGCTCGAAGTACGGAGGCGGGGAGAAAATGCGATACCGGAAGCCATTGTTGTTGATCAGCCGCCGGTGTTTCAAGTGATCGATAAACATTAG